ATCCAGCCCATCGCCTTCTGCTAGGTACAAGGCCTGCATCCCTTCAATGTTAGCCTTGAGGTTGAGCATTGACGTTTCTGAGCGCCAAGACTCGGCAAAATATGGCCTTGGTTTACCAAAGTTAGCCAAAGGACGGCTGAGTTTTTTCATACTGTATTCAAGCTGATTAGACAGCAGAGAAATGTATTCAGACGTCCATGCTTTTTCGTTCAGTTCAACCCAAGGGTTCGTCTGCCATGCCGTGGCAATGCTCTGAGCATTGAGGGCAATGTTTTCAGTGATCGCAATACCGGTTTGGCAGGCAGTGTGTGATGAACTTAAAGAAGAGGCTTGGTCATACAACAACCATTCCACCGAGCCTAGGCCTTGGACCGTTACGCTCTGCTGTGAAATTTGCTCTTGCGTCCAAGCCTTATCTTGGCCGGTCAGAGCAGCCATCTTGCGACCTGTGGTGTTTTTCTTGTCTGGCCAAAACTGTATATTCCAGCTCTGCTCAAGGGCTTTTTCAGGCCCTCTTTCCTGACCTTGCAGTGCCATCCAAGCCATCATGGTTTGATGCCATTGCGATTTGAGTGACGGCAGTTTTGTCTCATCAGCACAATAAACGGCCATTAGGTTGGCCAGTTTGTCAGCTTGATTTGAGAAAGTATGCGCGGCTGAAAACTCTACTTGGTAAACGCCCTGACTAGGATGAGAGGTTTTTTGGGCAATAGGCGTTGGGCTGGTAGTTGACTGACAACCCGCCAGTAGCATCATCGAGGCAGCCAGTGCTGATAAAGAAAAGATCTTCATCGTGATTCCTTACAATGAATTCAAGAAAGCGATCAATGCATCGCGCTCTTTTTGATTGAACTTGAGAACGGTTTGTTTCGCCGGCTCCGCTTCACCGCCATGCCACAACACCGCTTCCATCAGGTTACGTGCTCGGCCATCATGAAGGAAATAGGTATGGCCGTTCACTTCTTCTGTATAACCGATACCCCATAATGGCGCAGTTCGCCACTCACGTCCATTCGCCAAATACTCTGGCCTGTTGTCTGCTAACCCCTCGCCCATATCATGAAGCAGCAGATCGGTGTAGGGATGAATTTTCTGATTCGACAGAGCCGGTAAACCTTCTCTTGTCATGGTTCTCACTTCGCTCTTATGGCAGCTATCACAACCTGCCTTGGCAAATAAACGCTGACCGAGCTTAACTTGGGGATCATTAATATTACGACGAATCGGTACGGCTAAGTGCTGAGAATAGAACTCAACGAAATCAAGAATGTTGTCGCTTACTTCTGGGGCTCCACCGTTTGGCAATTCAGCACAGATCGATTGCTTTGACGTGCAGTTCTCATTCGGGAACAGGTTGCTGGTTAGGCCAACATCACCGTTGAAAGCCGCAGCATTTTGCTGCATCAGCGTAGGTTGCCCAGACTTCCAGCCAAAGCGACCAATGGCGAAATCATTCTTCTGTACATCCCATACTTTATTGGCTTTGCCCGAAATACCATCGCCATTGGCATCATTTTCATCCGCCCAAGCTTGTAGCGTTTCATCGGCAATGCTCTCTAATAAACCTAGACCAATCATGGGTGGCGCGATGCGCGCGGAAAATTGAGTCTCTGGGTGCATCTCACCATAACCCAGATCAGTAATTTTAAGCTTTGGCTTACGTAATACGACTTTTGTTCCGTCAGCAAACGTCACTGGTACGTCCGAATAAGTGATCTTGATCTGCCCTTCTGGAGTTTGATCCTGAAGTGAAAAGTCTTGAAGTTGACCGCCATACGTAGGTTCAGGGACCACTCCGTCTTTGATGAAGGCTTTTTTTCTGCTCGGGCGTCATCGCAGGAATGCTCAAACGAACTAACATAGAGACCGCATGAATATCACCCTCTTCCGGTGGATGTCCCCGACCATCTTTGATGTGACAATTTTGACAACCATTGGTATTGAACAAAGGCCCTAAACCATCACGAGCATCCGTCGAAGCTGGCGCTTGCACCCAAGGATTGCGGAAAAAACTGTTACCCACACTGAAATCCAGACGCTTGGTCATTGGAAGATTTCCAGCAGGTAAAGAAAATGCGTTGGCACCTTCTTTCTTCACTGCAGTGCCTCCGCCTGATTTCACTTCATATGCGGAAACAGATGCACTAAGCATCATCACAGAGGCCAATAAGGACTTTTTATACGACTTCATACCAATAGTTCTCGGGCAAAACACCAACGCTTTATTAAGAAATATTCTCATTAAAAGTGTGGTTATAGAAACAGCAAAAGGGCTCACTAAGAGCCCTTAAAATTAATTAATTTTTTTTAGAATTCGTGGTCAGCTGTGTCTGGGTTCAGGCTGCTGATACCAACAATTTTCGCCGCACGTTCAATAGACGCAGTCTGAGCAACTAGAGACATGATTGTCTCGTTTACTAGGGCGTTACCTTGCGCATTACCCGCGGCAATTAGCTGGTCAAAGTACTGACCTTTCTTCTCTGCAGAAGTGACCAGTTGGCCAACTTGGGAACGTGTCGTATCAAACTGATTTTGGATTTCTTTCGCTGCTGCTTTGTCTTTCTGAGCCACGAGATCCGCGATACTAGGACCAGACAGAATTGTGCCATCTTCACGTTTGTACACACCAGTGTATACATTGTAGATACCCTGCTCGTTGTAGTAGTGAGAGTTGTGCGTGTTATCAGAGAAACAATCGTGCTCATCTTCCGTCGAGTTGGCTTCTAGAGCGACTTTCATACGCTCACCCGCAAGCTCACCCAGAGAAAGGGAACCCATGCCGAATAGCATTTTACGTAGGCCGTTGTCCGCAGAGTCGTTCAGAAGCTCTTCACGGTAGTTACCTTTCACTTCTGAAGACCACTGTTTCTCCATCCACTCTAGATCTTGAACAAGTAGATCTGCAGCGGCTTTTAGGTACTCACCACGACGGTCACAGTTGCCATTAGTACAACCTTTACCAACAACAAAGTCAGTATAAGCACGCTCACCCGCACCAGCGTTAGTGCCGTTTAGATCTTGACCCCATAGTAGGAATTCAATCGCGTGATACCCTGATGCAACGTTAGCTTCAGAGCCACCTACTTCGTTTAGATCAGCGATCGCTTCTGGCGTCAGTTGGGCCACATCAAGTTGGGTAGCACCAATGGTCAGTGTTTTGTTGGCAACGATATTTGCACTAGCGCCTTCGTTGCCAAGCTCATATTGATAGTCCGCTGCAACGTAGTCGATCAACCCTTCGTCAAGTGGCCAAGCGTTTAGCTGACCTTCCCAATCGTCAACAATCGCGTTACCAAAACGGAATACTTCAGACTGTTGGTATGGTACGCGAGAGTCGATCCAAGCTTGTTTTACTTCAGCAAGTTTGGCATCAGAAGGAGCGGAAAGGAAAGATTCGATAGATTGGTCTAGTGTCTTAGCTGTCGTCAGTGCGTCAGCAAATACAGCGTGAGCGACATCCGCGTAGTGCGCGACGACTTGCTCCTTTGTTACGCTTGCAGCAAACGCAGAGCTGCTCGCAATAACAAGCGAAGCTGCTACCGAGCGCGCTAAAAGTAATTTTACATTCATTGAAAAGCATCCTTGTTGAGCTTAATAATTATTCTGAATCATAAGTGCTA
This window of the Vibrio neptunius genome carries:
- a CDS encoding imelysin family protein, whose amino-acid sequence is MKIFSLSALAASMMLLAGCQSTTSPTPIAQKTSHPSQGVYQVEFSAAHTFSNQADKLANLMAVYCADETKLPSLKSQWHQTMMAWMALQGQERGPEKALEQSWNIQFWPDKKNTTGRKMAALTGQDKAWTQEQISQQSVTVQGLGSVEWLLYDQASSLSSSHTACQTGIAITENIALNAQSIATAWQTNPWVELNEKAWTSEYISLLSNQLEYSMKKLSRPLANFGKPRPYFAESWRSETSMLNLKANIEGMQALYLAEGDGLDALLRKRGKVQLADSITQQFDTALVTWPTDESLFDMLQTKEGYRKAYAQYNKLEQLKYLIHEEVAIELGVVIGFNATDGD
- a CDS encoding peptidase, producing the protein MNVKLLLARSVAASLVIASSSAFAASVTKEQVVAHYADVAHAVFADALTTAKTLDQSIESFLSAPSDAKLAEVKQAWIDSRVPYQQSEVFRFGNAIVDDWEGQLNAWPLDEGLIDYVAADYQYELGNEGASANIVANKTLTIGATQLDVAQLTPEAIADLNEVGGSEANVASGYHAIEFLLWGQDLNGTNAGAGERAYTDFVVGKGCTNGNCDRRGEYLKAAADLLVQDLEWMEKQWSSEVKGNYREELLNDSADNGLRKMLFGMGSLSLGELAGERMKVALEANSTEDEHDCFSDNTHNSHYYNEQGIYNVYTGVYKREDGTILSGPSIADLVAQKDKAAAKEIQNQFDTTRSQVGQLVTSAEKKGQYFDQLIAAGNAQGNALVNETIMSLVAQTASIERAAKIVGISSLNPDTADHEF